Within the Populus trichocarpa isolate Nisqually-1 chromosome 14, P.trichocarpa_v4.1, whole genome shotgun sequence genome, the region CGACTTTTGGAATACTTCAGTGGCATCAAGTCTATGGATGTCCCACCCCTTGATCTTCCTAAGCCGATTAATCTTTTCCCATTGACGGCAAGCTAACTTACATGTATTCTTTTTGACATGACATATTGCTTCATGAAGTAGTCTGGCACGGTTTTCTTCATCCAAAAATGCTTCAGCTCTAAAGTACTTGTCGAATTCAGGAACTCCAATTGACCTCCTGATCCCCGTAGAATAATCAGCGTAGGGATCGAAAATGTTTCTGACCTCATCGATCATCCCCACACTAACCATCTGCTCGACTCGCCTCGAAACAAATTTATGTAGCACAGGCATTGATACATCTACCCAAAGGAAGCAACAATCATAGTTCAACCGTAACCTAAAATCCTCATCATCCATCAAGGCCTCAATGTATGAATTGGAACCTCCAACAATGATCGGGAGCAATCCTCGAGTCGAAATTGATTCGACCGCCAAGGAAGCCGTGTGACAGTAATTTGTTGCTGTAAAGTCCACAGTAGGATTTGCTATTCCTAACAAATGGTGAGGGACACCAGATTTCTCTTCCTCAGCAACTTTGTTAGTGACTATGTCAAGTCCTTTGTAAACCTGCATTTTGTCGGAGTTTATGATTTCTGCAGGGAACTGGGTTGCAAGTTCAATAGAGAGCCGAGACTTGCCAGTTCCAGTAGGCCCCATTACTATCACAACCTTCTCCTTTTGCCGGCTTCTGGGACTTGGCATGTCCATTTTGAGCATACCAGGAGGGATATCAAGCATCCGACTTGTTTGTGGGCACAGGGACTGACAAAGGTTCATCATCAACCTGTTTATACAAGCCACAATGTTCTAAAGCTTGTTAAATGTTAAAGATATACGTGCATCAATCTGAAAAGATATACGTTCATAACGCATgagattaaagtttttttttatataaaaaatcacctTCTGATCAGTACAAGTTCAAGAAGTGGCAGGCAAACCCTTATCTCTCCAATGTCAATTCTGTTGCAACTGGAGCAATGAGAGTTAAGTGAGCGCTTCTAAATGAAAACTAGAGGCTAGTTGAGGAGATGGATATCGTTTTCCTTCCAAGTTTAATCTACTGCACAAGTCATCACAAGATGCGGTATTTATAGCTAGGCTTGTGCAAATTGATCAATTAAGCACAATTCCTTGCTTTGTTCCTCCTAACTTTACTAGCTTTTCGGATTATCTGACCTCCTTTTTTCGCTGAGAATGTTATCTTGGCGTTCTCATATATTCTCACAgagggaaaaagaaataaaaagtaaggCTTGGACCATTCAGTTACGCGGAAGGATGATCAAATGGGAAGAAAGAGATTCCTATCCATGGTGCTTTAACATTAAAATACACGATGAAGATTTTATCTTGCATTGACACTGGTATAGGTTTGTTGCTTTTTATCACCTTTCCTGGAAGGATATATAGAACAAGATAGGATTACAAATTCTTCCCAGGGAAAAACATGCCTTAACAACTAATGGTTTTACAAGTTGCTTCTTTTATAGATACTATTTTCATGGCGATATTTAGTAAATGCGTGGATCCTTTAAAAAAGAAGCTGCCATGGAAGTTGACTTTAGTCAAATCATGATGCTCCAATTCTTTCACATGAAAGTTATATATACGCGCGCAGGGACGGTACTTCATCAACCTTAAAGTTGACTCTAAGGTCGTACACCATGAAAATGAAACTTCACAAACAAAAATTCCTACAGTGACAAGAGAATGTTAAGCCTGGTTGGAGCCGACTATGAATTTGCTTTTACCTCTGATTCCCTAGAAAACAAGTGGTCATCGGTGAAACAGCTGTTTGAATTGCCTGCTTTTGGCATTCACCAGGGATGGTTATATATGTCTTTGGTTAGACACCGCCAATTTCATGACACTAGCTCACTCTACCAATTGATCGCCGGTGTGCGCTTTTACTAGATCACTACGCTACTTTTtggaataattttattaaaaaggtATTTCTATATTGCTAACGCGTGCTTTGAAGGAGGAAAAAAGTTGCGCAGATATTGATTTGATATGAATTGGCTAATCTAGTAAATCCAAACATAACCTATATAATTggggaaaaaacataatttgattaaaataattttaaaataatttttttttaatactgagatgacaatatattggatcaatTCGAGTCAAACCAGATTAACATGTAAaattcatgacccgagtcataaaACTGTGATGAcatcataaaaagcaaataaaaaaaaacatattaaaatccaattctcaatcaatccaatgttgaagaataaaattgaaaaaaaaatcaattaaaaaaagataaaaaaactcgagttaacctgaattaaaCTCCTAAATCCGGATcataagatcaggataacccaataaaacgtaaatcaaaacaaattatggaactcaattctcaatcaatccagcataaaaggataaaattgaaataaaatcaattaaaaagttttaaaaaagctCGAGTCAATC harbors:
- the LOC7466281 gene encoding adenylate isopentenyltransferase 3, chloroplastic, giving the protein MMNLCQSLCPQTSRMLDIPPGMLKMDMPSPRSRQKEKVVIVMGPTGTGKSRLSIELATQFPAEIINSDKMQVYKGLDIVTNKVAEEEKSGVPHHLLGIANPTVDFTATNYCHTASLAVESISTRGLLPIIVGGSNSYIEALMDDEDFRLRLNYDCCFLWVDVSMPVLHKFVSRRVEQMVSVGMIDEVRNIFDPYADYSTGIRRSIGVPEFDKYFRAEAFLDEENRARLLHEAICHVKKNTCKLACRQWEKINRLRKIKGWDIHRLDATEVFQKSGKEAEHAWEMLVARPSTAIVGQLLCGVPADKVPAIASVAKNMGYIRQCLVA